One segment of Paenibacillus antri DNA contains the following:
- a CDS encoding pyridoxamine 5'-phosphate oxidase family protein: MSEVVTVLSQELIDQFQKEKLVLLSTIDAESGGPATSAISWVFAPNEKTVRFAVDGRSRIVSNVRANARVNATLFAEGSVHAVYGAAKIVTEKLEDVPFALVCIDIEVEAVRDAMFYGARISVEPEYEKTYDKRAAEKLDNQVFAAMKKA; the protein is encoded by the coding sequence ATGTCGGAAGTCGTAACGGTTTTGTCACAGGAATTGATCGACCAATTCCAGAAGGAAAAGCTCGTCCTCTTGAGCACGATCGACGCGGAGAGCGGCGGCCCGGCGACGAGCGCGATCTCGTGGGTATTCGCGCCGAACGAGAAGACGGTGCGCTTCGCCGTGGACGGACGGTCACGGATCGTGTCGAACGTAAGAGCGAACGCGCGGGTGAACGCGACGTTGTTCGCGGAAGGCAGCGTGCACGCGGTGTACGGAGCCGCGAAGATCGTCACGGAGAAGCTCGAAGACGTACCTTTCGCCCTGGTGTGCATCGACATCGAGGTGGAAGCGGTGCGCGACGCGATGTTCTACGGCGCGCGCATCTCCGTGGAGCCGGAATATGAAAAAACGTATGACAAGCGCGCGGCCGAGAAGCTGGACAACCAGGTGTTCGCCGCCATGAAGAAAGCCTAG
- a CDS encoding YhcN/YlaJ family sporulation lipoprotein yields the protein MRKQKLGLSGALFLALTVVAACSGNGGAGAEAKQTDDTYRVRVQQSAPERDEERSRATEARLEQLAESIQEVKHANCVIVGDTAIVGIDVGGDVERSRVGTIKYAVAEALRKDPVGINAIVTADMDLNHRLQEIRQDMQNGRPMQGIAEELADIVGRIVPQLPRDIEQRRQVPNDPKAATQEQGVKEIESSRDGRSTPPSNAGEPRDNRDFADHPNRR from the coding sequence ATGCGCAAGCAAAAACTTGGACTGTCGGGCGCGCTCTTCCTCGCGCTGACCGTCGTCGCCGCTTGCTCGGGGAACGGCGGAGCCGGCGCCGAGGCGAAGCAGACGGACGATACGTATCGGGTTCGGGTGCAGCAATCGGCCCCCGAACGGGACGAAGAACGTTCCCGCGCGACCGAAGCGCGGCTCGAGCAGCTGGCCGAGAGCATTCAAGAGGTAAAGCACGCCAATTGCGTCATCGTGGGCGATACGGCCATCGTCGGCATCGATGTCGGCGGCGACGTCGAGCGTTCCCGCGTCGGAACGATCAAATACGCCGTGGCGGAGGCGCTGCGGAAGGATCCCGTAGGCATCAACGCCATCGTGACCGCCGATATGGACTTAAATCACCGCCTTCAAGAAATTCGCCAAGATATGCAGAACGGGCGGCCGATGCAGGGCATCGCCGAGGAGCTCGCGGACATCGTCGGACGCATCGTACCGCAGCTGCCGAGAGACATCGAACAGCGAAGACAGGTGCCGAACGATCCGAAAGCCGCGACGCAGGAGCAGGGCGTGAAGGAGATCGAATCGTCCCGGGACGGTCGATCCACCCCGCCGTCGAATGCCGGCGAACCGAGAGACAATCGAGATTTCGCGGATCACCCCAATCGTCGTTGA
- a CDS encoding PhoH family protein, whose protein sequence is MKKIYVLDTNVLLHDPNAIYAFEDNDVIIPAVVLEEIDTKKRNADEIGRNARYVSRLLDGLRDKGRLHDSILLDNGGTLKVELNHRSFSRMQELFGESTVDNRILAVALNYYYEEQENPNPKPVVIVSKDVLVRIKADVLGLRAEDYLNDRTVGLSDLYAGYFTLKVHPSVIDEFYSYRFLPVSAVSTYTSLYPHTFVILKDEMGSSKSALLKVNADGKKLEPLYLSNDPVWGISARNAQQRMAMELLLNDDVPLVTLTGKAGTGKTLLALAAGLMKVEDERKYKKLLIARPVVPMGKDIGYLPGEKEEKLRPWMQPVYDNLEYLFDTKKSGDIDKILAGLTSIQVEALTYIRGRSIPGQFIIIDEAQNLSRHEVKTIVSRVGEGSKIVLMGDPEQIDHPYLDATSNGLTHVVDRFKSESLSGHITLEKGERSHLAQLAADLL, encoded by the coding sequence ATGAAGAAAATTTACGTGCTGGATACGAACGTGCTGCTCCATGATCCGAATGCCATCTACGCGTTCGAAGACAACGACGTTATCATCCCGGCGGTCGTGCTCGAAGAGATCGATACGAAGAAGCGGAACGCCGACGAGATCGGGCGCAACGCCAGATACGTCTCGAGATTGTTGGACGGTTTAAGGGATAAAGGACGGCTGCACGACTCGATTCTGTTGGACAACGGCGGAACGCTCAAGGTCGAGTTGAACCATAGAAGCTTCTCGCGCATGCAGGAACTGTTCGGCGAATCGACCGTCGACAACCGCATCTTGGCGGTGGCGCTCAATTATTATTACGAAGAACAAGAAAATCCGAATCCGAAGCCGGTCGTCATCGTCAGCAAGGACGTCCTCGTTCGTATTAAAGCGGATGTGCTGGGGCTGCGCGCGGAGGATTATTTGAACGATAGAACGGTCGGCCTGTCCGACCTGTACGCGGGATATTTCACGCTGAAGGTGCACCCGTCGGTCATCGACGAATTTTATTCGTATCGCTTCCTGCCGGTGTCCGCGGTGTCGACGTATACTTCGCTCTATCCGCATACGTTCGTCATCTTGAAGGATGAGATGGGATCGTCGAAGTCGGCGCTGCTGAAGGTGAACGCGGACGGCAAGAAGCTCGAGCCGCTGTATCTAAGCAACGATCCGGTCTGGGGCATCTCGGCTCGCAACGCCCAACAGCGGATGGCGATGGAGCTGCTGCTGAACGACGACGTGCCGCTCGTGACGTTGACGGGCAAGGCGGGCACGGGGAAGACGCTGCTCGCGCTCGCCGCGGGGCTGATGAAGGTGGAGGACGAACGAAAATACAAGAAGCTGCTCATCGCGCGCCCCGTCGTTCCGATGGGGAAGGATATCGGCTACCTGCCGGGCGAGAAGGAAGAAAAGCTGCGGCCGTGGATGCAGCCGGTGTACGACAATCTGGAGTATTTGTTCGATACGAAGAAGAGCGGGGACATCGATAAAATATTGGCGGGCCTCACGAGCATCCAGGTCGAGGCGCTGACGTACATTCGGGGCCGGTCGATTCCGGGACAGTTCATCATTATCGACGAAGCGCAAAACTTGTCCCGCCACGAGGTCAAGACGATCGTGTCGCGCGTCGGGGAGGGCAGCAAGATCGTGTTGATGGGCGACCCGGAACAGATCGACCATCCGTATCTCGACGCGACGAGCAACGGCTTGACGCATGTCGTCGACCGGTTCAAATCCGAATCGCTTTCCGGGCATATCACGTTGGAGAAGGGCGAGCGTTCGCACCTGGCGCAGCTCGCCGCCGATTTACTGTAA
- a CDS encoding extracellular solute-binding protein: MRKWFVIVMAAIGMTLFMLLGLGDVARVEAPDPFGTTAAPETGLPDEATAPRVALRAVVSLEPGTFEGLRRATERYESIRPNVAVSLQNVAADELRGNVRTSTETGDAPDIMLYPTEWVRREAAEGRLLSLDDYVPAERQSQWFETVRGAVRWNGYLWGVPADWDPYVFVFREDDAFGSSIADAPPTASAWLEYADGGDAGALAGATAEYGAALLRHWSARLEDEAAESPANDEGPDAVAAASGEAEAAESGDAEPPEAAEGAQLDEASAEAAPIRGTAAAVAKGEAVWALAPLSQALAAQAAEPSARLTASAFVPDPEAAGGLPPFAGRSYVVSPATDHAAEAADWIRFVTDASTVEEFGTVGGERWPVTRSSFGLPSSFASGKPTVLGATGPAGALALPDANGLDARDAMNALRPLIRMIDAARASYGTPPEELPPSGDGP, encoded by the coding sequence ATGCGCAAATGGTTCGTCATCGTCATGGCCGCTATCGGCATGACGTTATTTATGTTGCTCGGCCTCGGCGACGTCGCGCGCGTAGAAGCGCCCGACCCGTTCGGGACGACGGCCGCGCCGGAGACGGGGTTGCCGGACGAAGCGACGGCGCCTCGCGTCGCGCTGCGAGCGGTCGTCTCCTTAGAGCCCGGCACGTTCGAAGGACTGCGGCGCGCGACGGAGCGTTACGAGTCGATTCGTCCGAACGTGGCCGTCTCGCTGCAGAACGTTGCCGCGGACGAGCTCCGGGGGAACGTGCGTACATCGACGGAAACGGGCGATGCGCCCGATATTATGTTATATCCGACCGAATGGGTGCGCCGCGAAGCGGCGGAGGGGCGTCTATTGTCCTTGGACGACTATGTCCCGGCCGAGCGGCAATCGCAATGGTTCGAGACGGTGCGGGGCGCTGTGCGTTGGAACGGCTATTTATGGGGCGTGCCGGCGGACTGGGACCCGTACGTCTTCGTGTTCCGGGAGGACGACGCGTTCGGCTCGTCGATCGCGGACGCGCCTCCCACGGCGTCCGCTTGGCTCGAGTACGCGGACGGAGGAGACGCGGGCGCGCTCGCCGGCGCGACGGCGGAATACGGCGCGGCGCTGCTGCGGCATTGGTCGGCGCGGCTCGAGGACGAAGCCGCCGAGAGCCCGGCGAATGACGAAGGGCCCGATGCCGTCGCCGCCGCGTCCGGCGAAGCCGAGGCGGCGGAGTCCGGCGACGCGGAGCCGCCGGAGGCCGCGGAAGGGGCGCAACTAGATGAGGCGAGCGCCGAGGCGGCGCCGATCCGCGGCACCGCCGCCGCGGTAGCGAAAGGGGAGGCGGTATGGGCGCTCGCGCCGCTCAGTCAAGCGTTGGCGGCGCAAGCGGCGGAGCCGTCGGCGCGGCTGACGGCGTCGGCGTTCGTGCCCGACCCGGAAGCCGCCGGCGGGCTGCCGCCCTTCGCGGGGCGCAGCTACGTCGTTTCGCCGGCGACGGACCATGCGGCCGAAGCGGCGGATTGGATCCGCTTCGTGACCGACGCGTCGACCGTGGAGGAATTCGGCACCGTGGGCGGCGAGCGGTGGCCCGTAACCCGGTCGTCGTTCGGTCTTCCGTCTTCGTTCGCGAGCGGGAAGCCGACAGTGCTCGGGGCGACCGGGCCGGCCGGCGCCTTGGCGCTTCCCGACGCGAACGGGCTCGACGCGAGAGACGCGATGAACGCGCTGCGTCCGCTCATCCGGATGATCGACGCGGCGCGCGCTTCGTACGGCACGCCGCCCGAGGAGCTTCCGCCTTCGGGGGACGGACCGTAA
- a CDS encoding class I SAM-dependent methyltransferase: MAERRNRAVEEALAERLRLQGGRMTFADYMELCLYLPEAGYYQRSEPKLGKNGDFYTSAHIGSFMGGCIAASLDAAARRLTPDGGDVAIVEWGGGDGRLAEAVLSELRDVYPETYARVRFLGAEGSPYHRALQRERLRGHEEKIEGIVEPDDDIVERAFRDSTTLIFANELLDAFPVRRLVRARGEWMELYVEGDPAAGTLREAPGPIGDARLAAWLAAHPVRGKEGQRIEVGLAGLEWLSALGRRLRRGFVLLADYGDVSAELYAPHRMTGTLLAYRKHAADEAWFREPGEQDLTAHVNFEWCAAVAGEAGFGEIGVTTQKSFLVEHGILNKLRNHDGADPFSPEARANRAIRQLLLSDGMSELFKVMTMWKGVDAE, encoded by the coding sequence ATGGCGGAGCGGCGCAATCGGGCGGTGGAGGAAGCGCTCGCCGAGCGGCTGCGGCTTCAAGGCGGACGGATGACGTTCGCCGACTATATGGAATTATGTTTATACCTCCCGGAGGCCGGGTATTACCAACGGAGCGAGCCGAAGCTCGGCAAGAACGGGGATTTCTATACGAGCGCGCATATCGGCTCCTTCATGGGCGGCTGCATCGCGGCGAGTCTCGATGCGGCGGCACGGCGGCTAACGCCGGACGGAGGAGACGTCGCCATCGTGGAATGGGGCGGGGGGGACGGCCGGCTCGCCGAAGCGGTGCTCTCCGAGCTGCGGGACGTCTACCCGGAAACGTACGCACGCGTTCGATTTCTTGGGGCGGAGGGCAGTCCGTACCATCGCGCGCTGCAACGGGAGCGGCTGCGCGGACACGAGGAGAAGATCGAGGGCATCGTCGAACCGGACGACGACATCGTCGAACGGGCGTTCCGGGACTCGACGACGCTGATCTTCGCGAACGAGCTGTTGGACGCCTTCCCGGTTCGCCGTTTGGTTCGAGCTCGGGGCGAGTGGATGGAGCTGTACGTCGAAGGCGATCCGGCGGCCGGCACGCTGCGGGAGGCGCCGGGGCCGATCGGCGACGCCCGGCTTGCGGCGTGGCTGGCGGCGCATCCGGTGCGCGGCAAGGAGGGGCAGCGCATCGAGGTCGGCCTCGCCGGACTCGAATGGCTCTCGGCGCTCGGCCGGCGGCTGCGGCGCGGCTTCGTCCTGCTGGCGGACTACGGCGACGTGTCCGCGGAGCTGTATGCGCCGCATCGGATGACGGGGACGCTGCTCGCCTACCGCAAGCATGCCGCCGACGAAGCGTGGTTCCGCGAGCCGGGCGAGCAGGACCTGACGGCGCACGTGAATTTCGAATGGTGCGCGGCGGTCGCGGGCGAAGCGGGCTTCGGCGAGATCGGCGTGACGACGCAGAAGTCGTTCCTCGTCGAACACGGCATCTTGAACAAGCTGCGCAATCACGACGGAGCGGACCCGTTCTCGCCCGAGGCGAGAGCGAACCGGGCGATCCGGCAGCTGCTGCTGAGCGACGGGATGAGCGAGCTGTTTAAGGTCATGACGATGTGGAAGGGCGTAGATGCGGAATAA
- a CDS encoding DUF2626 domain-containing protein — protein sequence MPRMFRVLGFWTLVIGLMALAGDMYTMALLFFFQTAAFVILGYMNLKERTYILLFWGYMILSFTGFTYWSFFKMDI from the coding sequence ATGCCGCGCATGTTTCGCGTTCTCGGCTTCTGGACCCTCGTCATCGGCTTGATGGCGTTAGCGGGCGATATGTACACGATGGCCTTGCTGTTCTTTTTCCAGACGGCCGCTTTCGTCATTTTGGGTTACATGAATTTGAAGGAACGGACCTACATACTCCTGTTCTGGGGGTACATGATCCTTTCGTTCACGGGATTCACGTACTGGTCTTTCTTCAAGATGGATATCTAG
- a CDS encoding RsfA family transcriptional regulator, whose amino-acid sequence MSAVRQDAWSPEDDLMLAEVTLRHIREGSTQLLAFEEVGERIGRTAAACGFRWNSCVRKKYDAAIQIAKAQRQKRSSRKAVGAALDAERTASVAALEADAGRYENGTEESVSFDGIIRFLRQWKGTQTELTRQIRQLEKELREKDEELARLREENERLSSEVNHVQTDYRTVNDDYKALIQIMDRARKMAFLVEDEEELKSRFKMDANGNLERIE is encoded by the coding sequence ATGTCGGCAGTGCGACAAGACGCTTGGAGTCCGGAAGACGATTTAATGTTGGCGGAGGTAACCCTTCGGCATATACGGGAAGGCAGCACCCAGCTGCTCGCGTTCGAGGAGGTCGGGGAACGAATCGGCAGAACGGCGGCGGCCTGCGGGTTTCGTTGGAATTCGTGCGTTCGGAAAAAGTACGACGCCGCGATTCAAATCGCCAAAGCGCAGCGGCAGAAGCGGAGCTCCCGCAAGGCGGTAGGCGCGGCGCTGGACGCCGAGCGGACGGCTTCCGTCGCGGCGCTCGAGGCGGATGCGGGGCGATACGAGAACGGGACGGAAGAGTCGGTGTCGTTCGACGGCATCATTCGCTTCCTGCGCCAGTGGAAGGGCACGCAGACGGAGCTGACCCGGCAAATCCGCCAGCTGGAGAAGGAGCTTCGAGAGAAAGACGAGGAGCTCGCGCGGCTTCGGGAAGAGAATGAGAGACTCTCGAGCGAAGTGAATCATGTTCAGACCGATTACCGTACGGTGAACGACGACTACAAGGCTTTGATTCAAATTATGGATCGGGCGCGCAAGATGGCGTTCCTCGTCGAGGACGAGGAAGAGCTGAAGTCGCGGTTCAAGATGGATGCGAACGGCAACCTGGAACGCATCGAGTAG
- a CDS encoding DUF3397 domain-containing protein, which produces MPQLSWIGAVAAWVADVFIHIYAVLAIAPVLPFAVVWLAVYIYKKEKKLATKRAMDVTTALLIGVVAVLFNEVFGSTFGIYLLLLVFLLGFGLLGNLQQRAKGKVDLRRTVRAVWRLGFMGLSAAYVLLMAIGITKNLW; this is translated from the coding sequence GTGCCGCAATTGTCTTGGATCGGAGCCGTCGCCGCCTGGGTCGCGGACGTATTCATACATATCTATGCCGTTCTGGCGATCGCGCCCGTTCTGCCGTTCGCCGTCGTCTGGCTGGCCGTGTATATATATAAGAAAGAGAAGAAGCTCGCGACAAAGCGGGCGATGGACGTCACCACCGCGCTGCTGATCGGCGTCGTAGCCGTATTATTTAACGAGGTTTTCGGTTCGACCTTCGGCATATACTTGTTGCTGCTCGTCTTCTTGCTCGGTTTCGGACTGCTCGGCAACTTGCAGCAGCGAGCCAAGGGCAAGGTCGATCTCCGGAGAACGGTCAGAGCGGTGTGGAGACTCGGATTCATGGGACTCTCGGCCGCTTACGTTCTTCTGATGGCGATCGGAATCACGAAAAATTTATGGTAA
- a CDS encoding late competence development ComFB family protein — translation MTVRNLMEEIVGKVLKEMAAAQPELANLDPIHRDDMMAIALNKLPPRYTTTTRGEVIVKSQVRAQLESDVYRELTEAFKIVTKSPR, via the coding sequence ATGACGGTTCGCAATTTAATGGAGGAGATCGTCGGCAAGGTGTTGAAGGAGATGGCGGCGGCGCAGCCGGAGCTGGCGAACCTGGACCCGATCCATCGGGACGATATGATGGCGATCGCCCTGAATAAGCTGCCCCCGCGGTATACGACTACGACTCGCGGCGAAGTGATCGTGAAGTCGCAGGTGCGGGCCCAGCTCGAGAGCGACGTGTACCGCGAGCTTACGGAAGCCTTCAAAATTGTCACAAAATCGCCAAGATAA
- a CDS encoding peptide ABC transporter substrate-binding protein encodes MSKGIKRSMLSLLAIVLMMGTVLAACGTSSEGETTTPPASEGNTNTETPAEEPAAGGKADNQAFRMNISTEPPSLDPAQAQDQTSFTVMVGLYEGLTRMNAAGEPEPAVAESWTTSEDGKTWTFKLRQDAKWSNGDPVTAHDFEYSWKRTLDANLNPPAPYAYQLYYLVNGAEYNTPDSGVTADQVGVKALDDYTLEVQLVNPTPYFLSLTSFFTYYPVHKATVEANPAWATEAASFVGNGPFTLAEWKHNDSIKLAKNDNYFNKDQINFTEVSMAMISEPQTELNLYNTGELDWTGGPNGEIPTEQIPVLKNDPEANLVIQGIASTYYMNFNNTKKPFDNAKVRRALAMAVNRQLMIDKITLGNQQPAYGFVSTGIKGLEKTFREEVIDTNYFTEDLEAAKKLWAEGIAEAGWDPATGFTITHNTGEGHKKIATALADMWKTAFGVTVKIEEQEWAVFLQNRTALNYDVARAGWGADYNDPMTFIDMFTSTSGNNDLGFNNAEYDQLVKDAYATQDNAKRMELMAKAEQILIGDNTALLPLYYYTRIWMNKPYVKDVVIDYSGNMDYTRGYIEKQ; translated from the coding sequence ATGTCGAAGGGGATCAAGCGCAGCATGCTCTCGCTGCTCGCCATCGTATTGATGATGGGAACAGTGTTGGCGGCATGCGGCACAAGCTCCGAGGGCGAAACAACGACACCGCCCGCGAGCGAAGGCAACACGAACACGGAAACACCTGCAGAGGAGCCTGCAGCCGGAGGGAAAGCGGACAACCAAGCATTCCGTATGAACATCTCCACGGAACCGCCTTCTCTCGACCCGGCGCAAGCGCAAGACCAAACGTCCTTCACGGTCATGGTCGGTTTGTACGAAGGCCTTACTCGCATGAACGCGGCAGGCGAACCGGAGCCGGCGGTAGCCGAATCCTGGACGACTTCCGAAGACGGCAAAACTTGGACGTTCAAGCTTCGCCAAGACGCGAAGTGGAGCAACGGCGATCCGGTTACGGCACATGACTTCGAATATTCCTGGAAGCGGACGCTCGACGCGAACCTGAATCCTCCCGCGCCTTACGCTTACCAGTTGTACTACCTTGTGAACGGCGCGGAGTATAACACGCCGGACAGCGGCGTAACGGCCGATCAAGTCGGCGTCAAAGCCCTTGACGACTACACGCTCGAAGTTCAACTCGTGAACCCGACGCCTTACTTCCTTAGCCTTACGTCGTTCTTCACGTACTATCCGGTACACAAAGCGACGGTCGAAGCGAACCCGGCATGGGCGACGGAAGCCGCTAGCTTCGTAGGCAACGGTCCGTTCACGCTTGCAGAGTGGAAGCACAACGACTCCATCAAGCTCGCGAAGAACGACAACTACTTCAATAAAGATCAAATCAACTTCACGGAAGTTTCGATGGCGATGATTTCCGAGCCGCAAACCGAGTTGAACTTGTACAACACGGGCGAGCTCGACTGGACGGGCGGTCCGAACGGCGAAATCCCGACGGAACAAATCCCGGTTCTCAAGAACGATCCGGAAGCGAACTTGGTCATTCAAGGTATCGCATCGACGTACTACATGAACTTCAACAACACGAAGAAGCCTTTCGACAACGCGAAAGTTCGTCGCGCGCTTGCGATGGCGGTGAACCGTCAGCTCATGATCGACAAGATCACGCTCGGCAACCAGCAGCCTGCATACGGCTTCGTATCGACGGGTATCAAAGGTTTGGAGAAGACGTTCCGCGAAGAAGTCATCGACACGAACTACTTCACGGAAGATTTGGAAGCGGCGAAGAAGCTGTGGGCGGAAGGCATCGCGGAAGCGGGCTGGGATCCGGCGACGGGCTTCACGATCACGCATAACACGGGCGAAGGCCACAAGAAGATCGCTACGGCGCTCGCCGACATGTGGAAGACGGCATTCGGCGTAACCGTCAAGATCGAAGAGCAAGAGTGGGCCGTATTCCTCCAAAACCGCACGGCGCTCAACTATGACGTCGCTCGCGCAGGTTGGGGAGCGGACTACAACGATCCGATGACGTTCATCGACATGTTCACGTCCACTTCGGGCAACAACGACCTCGGCTTCAACAACGCCGAGTACGATCAGCTCGTGAAAGACGCCTACGCGACGCAAGACAATGCGAAGCGCATGGAGCTCATGGCGAAAGCCGAGCAAATCTTGATCGGCGACAATACGGCGCTTCTCCCGCTGTACTACTACACGCGGATTTGGATGAACAAACCGTACGTGAAAGACGTTGTAATCGACTACTCCGGCAACATGGACTACACTCGCGGGTACATCGAGAAACAATAA
- a CDS encoding ABC transporter permease has product MARFVIQKLVSTVASLLVLATATFVLMKLIPGNPFLNEKTPRAIQERIMSFYGLDRPIWEQYFKYMGKLLSGDLGISMKYQYRSVATMINESFYLSAQLGIVSIIASVIFGVGMGVVAALYHRKLLDNLTIVIAVLGVSIPSFVLAPVLQYYFSAELRWFPVTGLNSPFSYVLPTIALSALSVAFIARLTRSTMVEVLNSDYIRTARSKGLSGFVVTTRHALRNALLPVVTYLGPLTANVITGSIVIEQVFGIAGIGQHFVTSINNRDYTLIMGLTIFYGIILMVCRFLTDIAYALVDPRIKLTGGKGG; this is encoded by the coding sequence TTGGCTCGTTTTGTCATTCAAAAGCTCGTTTCAACGGTGGCTTCGCTGCTTGTATTGGCCACGGCGACGTTCGTTCTCATGAAATTAATCCCGGGGAATCCGTTTTTAAACGAGAAGACGCCCAGAGCGATTCAAGAGAGAATCATGTCTTTTTATGGCTTGGATCGCCCGATTTGGGAGCAGTATTTTAAGTATATGGGCAAGCTGCTCTCGGGCGACTTGGGCATTTCGATGAAATATCAGTACCGCTCCGTCGCGACGATGATCAACGAATCGTTCTACTTGTCCGCGCAGCTCGGCATCGTGTCGATCATCGCGTCGGTCATTTTCGGCGTCGGCATGGGCGTCGTCGCCGCGTTGTACCATCGGAAATTGCTGGACAACCTGACGATCGTCATCGCCGTTCTCGGCGTGTCCATTCCGAGCTTCGTTCTAGCGCCGGTTCTTCAATACTACTTCTCCGCGGAGCTTCGTTGGTTCCCGGTCACCGGTCTCAATAGCCCGTTCTCGTACGTGCTGCCGACGATCGCCTTGAGCGCATTGTCCGTCGCGTTCATCGCGAGACTGACGCGTTCGACGATGGTCGAAGTATTGAATTCCGATTACATTCGAACCGCGAGATCGAAGGGGTTGTCGGGCTTCGTCGTGACGACGCGCCATGCGCTTCGGAACGCGCTGCTCCCGGTCGTTACGTATCTCGGTCCGCTCACCGCGAACGTCATCACGGGTTCGATCGTCATCGAGCAAGTGTTCGGCATCGCCGGCATCGGCCAGCATTTCGTTACCAGCATCAACAATCGCGATTATACGCTCATTATGGGCCTTACTATTTTCTACGGCATTATTTTGATGGTTTGCAGATTCTTAACGGATATCGCTTATGCGTTGGTCGACCCTCGCATTAAGTTGACCGGCGGAAAGGGAGGTTGA
- a CDS encoding ABC transporter permease, which translates to MTDVTQLKPSDLRPELFRKISKNEVSAEKIERESLSAWADIWYRFRKNTVAMIGLYIIGVMSLFAIFGPMIVPWDATVNELLATNEPPNLSSWNAHWFGTDDFGRDMFARTWEGAKVSLLVGLCVAAVDLLVGVVYGSIMGYVGGRVDEVMNKTAEVLYSIPNLLVSILLVVVFEPSLLVIILALSITGWINMAWIVRGQIIQLKNQEYVLASRSLGAGMWRIMFRHLVPNAMGPIIVTLTLTIPSAIFAEAFLSYLGLGVQVPNASWGTMIDNSLAVIQIYPWRFLFPAFCLSLTMLAFNVMGDGLRDAFDPKMKK; encoded by the coding sequence TTGACCGACGTGACGCAATTGAAACCTTCGGATTTGCGTCCGGAGCTGTTCCGGAAAATTTCGAAAAACGAAGTGAGCGCGGAGAAGATCGAGCGCGAGAGCTTGTCCGCATGGGCGGATATCTGGTATCGATTCCGGAAAAACACGGTCGCGATGATCGGTTTGTACATTATAGGCGTGATGTCGCTGTTCGCCATATTCGGACCGATGATCGTGCCGTGGGACGCGACGGTCAACGAATTGCTCGCGACGAACGAGCCGCCGAATCTCTCGAGCTGGAACGCGCACTGGTTCGGCACCGACGATTTCGGCCGGGATATGTTCGCCCGCACATGGGAAGGCGCGAAAGTATCGCTCTTGGTCGGTCTTTGCGTCGCGGCGGTCGACTTGCTTGTCGGCGTCGTCTACGGCAGCATCATGGGTTATGTGGGCGGCCGCGTCGACGAGGTCATGAACAAGACGGCGGAAGTGCTGTACTCCATTCCGAACCTTCTCGTCTCGATTCTGCTCGTCGTCGTCTTCGAACCGAGTCTGCTGGTCATTATTCTCGCGCTTTCGATCACCGGCTGGATCAACATGGCCTGGATCGTGCGCGGTCAAATCATTCAATTGAAAAACCAAGAATACGTTCTGGCGTCCCGTTCGCTCGGCGCCGGCATGTGGCGCATCATGTTCCGCCACCTCGTGCCGAACGCCATGGGTCCCATTATCGTTACCTTGACGTTGACGATTCCGTCCGCCATCTTCGCCGAAGCGTTCCTCAGCTACCTCGGTCTCGGGGTGCAGGTGCCGAACGCGTCGTGGGGTACGATGATCGACAACTCGCTCGCCGTCATTCAAATTTATCCGTGGCGCTTCCTCTTCCCGGCGTTCTGTCTCTCGCTGACGATGCTCGCCTTCAACGTCATGGGCGACGGGCTGCGCGACGCGTTCGATCCGAAAATGAAGAAGTAG